A genomic region of Pseudomonas frederiksbergensis contains the following coding sequences:
- the eprS gene encoding autotransporter serine peptidase EprS, which produces MNTDVRRYRSRPITTGPLLLLVAALPAAVHAAYLDPGQVGDPASWRTAEYQRDWGLDRLKANEAYAAGFTGNGVKIGALDSGFDPNHPEAARFHAVTASGNYLNGTPFSVSGNLNANNDSHGTHVTGTMGAARDGVGMHGVAFNADVYVANTNQNDSFLFGPGPDPRYFKAAYNALADAGVRVINNSWGSQPKDVDYKTLDSLHAAYAQHWNQNTWIDAAADVSRRGVINVFSAGNSGYANASVRAALPYFEPDLEGHWMAVSGLDKNNQQKYNQCGIAKYWCISTPGAQIYSTIVGGGYASYNGTSMAAPHATGALALVMERYPYMNNQQALQVLLTTATQLDGSITDAPTTRVGWGVPDLARAMRGPGQLLGPFDASLAAGQRDVWSNDISDKALIQRQREDAAEHNAWQQTLKDKGWENGIATNASQQDKTDYAVGTARDAAAATRHYDGSLIKSGAGQLILAGNNSYRGATTVNGGLLTVNGSLDSAVTVNDSGTLGGSGRVGGVIANSGATVAPGNSIGTLQVNGDVTLAPGSTYAVELSSTRSDRIVASGTATVAGATVSLALENSPTLLSARQVDSLLGRQYNILQAAGGIQGQFGAVLPNYLFIGGSLDYSATGVQLAIQRNDTSFASAGQTPNQRSVAVAAEQLGTGNPVYESLLLSPSAASAQQAFQQLSGEIYPALGSLLVNDSRYLREAVTERLQADPATGGSGWVKALGAWGKTDERNDTAGSTTSIDGLLAGVDGSLDEDTRLGFVTGYSNSSLNMGSGTHSRAQVDSYHLGAYAGRELGALRLSLGGSYSWHRADIKRDLQYGDVSAKLTAKVDANTTQVFTEAAYRIDRQPVALEPFAHLAYVHLDTDGFTEKGDAAALKSGRDTRDAVLGTLGVRVLKTINLSRQQQLDLAGTLGWQHNLSATPSEDHLAFAGGGPGFAVESAPLARNAALIGVQAGLALAKDVRLNLDYNGRLASGENSHGVGLSLNWQF; this is translated from the coding sequence ATGAACACGGACGTACGTCGTTATCGTTCCCGGCCGATCACCACCGGCCCATTGCTGTTGCTCGTCGCCGCGCTGCCCGCTGCCGTTCACGCGGCCTACCTTGATCCGGGGCAAGTGGGTGATCCCGCCAGTTGGCGCACCGCTGAGTACCAGCGCGACTGGGGGCTGGATCGCCTGAAGGCGAATGAAGCCTATGCCGCAGGATTCACCGGCAACGGGGTGAAAATCGGCGCGCTGGACTCAGGTTTTGATCCGAATCATCCCGAAGCTGCGCGCTTTCATGCGGTCACAGCCAGTGGCAACTACCTCAACGGCACGCCGTTCAGTGTCAGCGGTAACCTCAACGCCAACAACGACTCCCACGGCACCCACGTCACCGGCACCATGGGCGCCGCGCGTGACGGTGTCGGCATGCACGGCGTGGCGTTCAACGCGGATGTGTACGTCGCCAACACCAATCAGAACGACAGTTTCCTTTTTGGCCCGGGCCCCGATCCGCGCTATTTCAAAGCGGCTTATAACGCCTTGGCCGATGCCGGCGTGCGGGTGATCAACAACAGTTGGGGCAGCCAGCCCAAGGATGTCGACTACAAGACGCTCGACAGCCTGCACGCGGCCTATGCCCAGCACTGGAACCAGAACACCTGGATTGATGCGGCTGCCGATGTCTCGCGCCGGGGCGTGATCAACGTATTCAGCGCCGGCAACAGTGGGTACGCCAACGCCAGCGTGCGTGCGGCCCTGCCGTATTTCGAGCCAGACCTGGAAGGCCACTGGATGGCGGTGTCGGGGCTGGATAAAAACAACCAGCAAAAATACAACCAGTGCGGGATCGCCAAGTACTGGTGCATCAGCACGCCGGGCGCGCAGATCTACAGCACCATCGTCGGTGGCGGTTATGCCAGTTACAACGGCACGTCGATGGCGGCGCCACATGCAACCGGTGCCTTGGCGCTGGTGATGGAACGCTACCCGTACATGAACAACCAGCAAGCCTTGCAGGTGTTGCTGACGACCGCGACCCAGCTTGACGGTTCGATCACCGACGCGCCGACCACTCGGGTCGGTTGGGGTGTGCCCGACCTGGCGCGGGCGATGAGAGGGCCGGGGCAATTGCTCGGTCCATTCGACGCCAGTCTTGCAGCCGGTCAACGTGATGTGTGGAGCAACGACATCTCGGACAAGGCGCTGATTCAGCGTCAGCGCGAAGACGCCGCCGAGCACAACGCCTGGCAACAGACCTTGAAAGACAAAGGCTGGGAAAACGGCATCGCGACCAACGCCAGTCAGCAGGACAAGACCGATTACGCGGTGGGCACGGCGCGCGATGCGGCCGCCGCCACACGACATTATGACGGCAGCCTGATCAAATCCGGTGCGGGCCAGTTGATTCTGGCCGGGAACAACAGCTATCGCGGTGCGACCACAGTCAATGGCGGCCTGTTGACGGTCAATGGTTCGCTGGACTCGGCGGTGACGGTCAATGACAGCGGCACCCTGGGCGGTTCCGGGCGAGTCGGTGGAGTTATCGCCAACAGCGGCGCAACCGTTGCGCCGGGTAATTCGATCGGCACCTTGCAGGTCAACGGCGATGTGACGCTGGCGCCCGGTTCGACCTATGCGGTGGAGCTGTCGTCGACCCGCAGCGACCGCATTGTCGCCAGCGGTACGGCGACCGTCGCGGGCGCCACTGTCAGCCTCGCGCTGGAAAACAGTCCGACATTGTTAAGTGCCCGTCAGGTCGACAGTCTGCTGGGTCGCCAGTACAACATCCTGCAAGCGGCGGGCGGCATTCAGGGGCAATTCGGTGCGGTGCTGCCGAATTACCTGTTCATCGGCGGCAGTCTCGATTACTCGGCGACCGGCGTGCAGCTGGCGATTCAACGCAACGACACGTCGTTTGCCAGTGCCGGGCAAACCCCGAATCAACGTTCCGTGGCCGTTGCCGCCGAGCAATTGGGTACGGGCAATCCGGTTTACGAAAGCCTCTTGCTGTCGCCGTCGGCAGCGTCTGCCCAACAGGCGTTCCAGCAGTTGTCCGGGGAAATCTATCCGGCGCTTGGCTCCCTGCTGGTCAACGACAGCCGCTACCTGCGTGAGGCGGTGACGGAACGTTTGCAGGCAGATCCTGCCACTGGCGGTAGCGGTTGGGTCAAGGCGCTGGGCGCCTGGGGCAAGACCGATGAGCGCAATGACACGGCGGGCTCGACCACCTCGATTGACGGCTTGCTGGCCGGGGTCGACGGTTCGCTCGACGAAGACACGCGTCTGGGATTTGTCACTGGCTACAGCAACAGCTCGCTGAACATGGGCAGTGGCACCCATTCGCGGGCGCAGGTCGACAGCTACCACCTGGGCGCTTACGCCGGACGCGAACTGGGCGCACTGCGTCTGAGTCTCGGCGGGTCTTACAGCTGGCACCGGGCAGACATCAAGCGCGACCTGCAGTACGGCGATGTCAGCGCCAAACTGACCGCCAAGGTCGACGCCAACACCACGCAAGTATTCACCGAAGCCGCCTACCGGATAGACCGGCAACCCGTGGCGCTGGAGCCGTTCGCCCACCTCGCCTATGTGCACCTGGACACTGACGGTTTCACCGAAAAAGGCGATGCCGCAGCGCTGAAAAGTGGCCGCGACACGCGTGATGCGGTGCTCGGCACGTTGGGCGTACGTGTGCTGAAAACCATCAACCTTTCCCGTCAGCAACAGCTTGATCTGGCCGGCACCCTCGGCTGGCAGCACAACCTGAGTGCCACCCCCTCGGAAGATCATCTGGCGTTTGCCGGCGGCGGCCCTGGGTTCGCCGTCGAAAGCGCACCACTGGCCCGCAACGCGGCGCTGATCGGTGTTCAGGCAGGGCTGGCGTTGGCCAAGGACGTTCGCTTGAACCTCGATTACAACGGCCGTCTGGCCAGCGGCGAAAACAGCCATGGAGTAGGGCTGAGCCTGAATTGGCAGTTCTGA
- a CDS encoding autotransporter serine protease, with the protein MEGKSRNNTPVQIGISRKATALNGAFIAYLAAIGVAQATPYVETGVHGDPNSWRSPEFNAEWGLGAINAQDAYAAGYTGKGIKLGIFDQPVYAPHPEFSGANKVLTLVTSGIREYTDPYIPVKAGDAFRYDGTPSVGYDGKLGSHGTHVGGIAAGSRDGSPMHGVAFNAQIISADNGDPGPEDGIILGNDGAVYKAGWDALRESGARIINNSWGIGITDRFKKGGKDPAFPHFTVQDGQAQFDQIQPLLNTKQGGAYRGAIDAARSGIVTIFAAGNDYNLNNPDAIAGLGYFVPDIATNWVTVAALQMNPDTNSPNPYLISTFSSRCGYTAGFCVSAPGTKIYSAVIGGTNLDNLTVGYANKNGTSMAAPHVAGATAVLMERFPYMTGAQVATVLKTTATDMGAPGIDSLYGWGMINLRKGLDGPGMFVADADIPQEFRVAGSYGSGQFVADLPGMGAVIDAGKPTQRICNDIGCGLDVWRNDISGHGGLTKQGIGTLVMTGSNTYAGPTLVNQGRLAVNGSLLSAVTVNDSGILGGSGQVGALTAKSGGTVAPGNSIGTLHVAGDVTFEPGSTYAVELSPTSSDSIVAGGTATIQGATVSLSLENSPTLLSPGDVRSLIGHQYNILQAAGGIQGQFGAVLPNYAFIGGNLDYSATGVQLAVERNGNSFASVGQTPNQRSVAAAAEQLGVGNAVYESLLLSPSVTSAQQAFQQLSGEIHPAIGTLLVNDSRYVRDAVGERLRDGGLYDAATPNSNENNAWVKVLGAWGKTDSGHDNANYTRSISGLLAGGDGLIADHTRLGFVTGYSNSSLNMGDGTHSSASVDSYHLGLYAGHEMDALRLSVGGAYSWHRIDTQRDLQFGDVSAKQKSKRDAHTTQVFTEAAYRLDLQPLALEPFANLAYVHLGSDSFTEKGGAAALKGGDDNRDAVLSTLGLRANKRLALTEHQQLDLSGTLGWQHNLSNIHAEENLAFASGSTPFAVQSVSMDRNAAVVGVRAGLALARDITLNLDYNGLLGSKDKTHGVGLTLDWQF; encoded by the coding sequence ATGGAAGGCAAGTCTCGCAACAACACGCCTGTGCAAATCGGCATCAGCCGCAAGGCAACAGCCCTCAATGGGGCCTTTATCGCTTATCTGGCGGCGATCGGTGTCGCCCAGGCCACGCCCTATGTAGAAACCGGCGTGCACGGCGATCCCAACAGCTGGCGCAGTCCTGAATTCAACGCCGAGTGGGGGCTGGGGGCGATCAACGCCCAGGATGCCTATGCGGCCGGGTACACCGGTAAAGGCATCAAACTGGGCATCTTCGATCAACCGGTCTACGCCCCGCACCCGGAGTTTTCCGGAGCGAACAAAGTGCTGACCCTGGTCACCAGCGGTATCCGCGAATACACCGACCCCTACATTCCGGTCAAGGCCGGAGACGCCTTTCGGTATGACGGCACACCGTCGGTGGGTTACGACGGCAAACTGGGGTCTCATGGCACCCACGTTGGCGGGATTGCCGCCGGCAGCCGCGATGGCAGTCCGATGCACGGCGTGGCGTTCAACGCGCAAATCATCAGTGCCGACAACGGCGACCCGGGACCTGAAGACGGGATCATTCTCGGCAACGACGGCGCGGTCTACAAAGCTGGCTGGGACGCGCTGCGAGAGAGCGGTGCACGGATTATCAACAACAGCTGGGGCATCGGCATCACCGATCGCTTCAAAAAGGGTGGCAAGGACCCGGCGTTCCCACACTTCACCGTGCAGGACGGCCAGGCACAGTTCGATCAGATCCAGCCGCTGCTCAATACCAAGCAGGGCGGCGCATACCGAGGCGCCATCGACGCGGCACGCAGCGGCATCGTGACCATCTTTGCCGCCGGTAACGACTACAACCTCAATAACCCGGACGCGATTGCCGGCCTGGGTTACTTCGTGCCGGACATTGCCACGAACTGGGTCACCGTCGCGGCTCTGCAAATGAACCCGGACACCAACAGTCCCAATCCCTACCTCATCAGCACCTTCTCGTCGCGTTGCGGTTATACCGCAGGCTTTTGTGTGTCGGCACCGGGTACCAAGATCTACAGCGCAGTGATCGGCGGTACTAACCTCGACAACCTGACCGTGGGCTATGCCAACAAGAACGGCACCTCAATGGCTGCGCCACACGTTGCCGGTGCCACGGCAGTGTTGATGGAACGCTTCCCGTACATGACCGGCGCGCAGGTCGCCACGGTGCTGAAAACCACCGCCACCGACATGGGTGCGCCGGGCATCGATTCGCTGTACGGCTGGGGCATGATCAACCTGCGCAAGGGCCTCGACGGTCCCGGCATGTTTGTCGCCGACGCCGACATTCCGCAGGAATTCCGCGTGGCCGGATCGTATGGCTCAGGCCAGTTTGTCGCCGACCTGCCAGGCATGGGGGCGGTCATCGATGCCGGCAAGCCCACGCAGCGGATCTGTAACGATATCGGTTGCGGGCTCGACGTCTGGCGCAACGATATTTCCGGCCACGGCGGTTTGACCAAGCAGGGTATCGGTACGCTGGTGATGACCGGAAGCAACACGTATGCCGGGCCAACCCTGGTGAATCAGGGGCGACTGGCAGTCAACGGTTCGCTGCTGTCAGCGGTCACGGTCAACGACAGCGGCATCCTCGGTGGCTCCGGGCAGGTCGGCGCATTGACCGCGAAAAGCGGCGGCACCGTCGCGCCGGGTAACTCGATCGGCACCTTGCACGTTGCCGGCGACGTGACCTTCGAGCCCGGTTCGACCTATGCCGTCGAGCTGTCTCCCACCAGCAGCGACAGCATCGTTGCCGGCGGCACGGCGACGATCCAGGGCGCGACCGTGAGCCTTTCGCTGGAAAACAGCCCGACGCTGTTGAGCCCCGGCGACGTCCGCAGCCTGATCGGCCATCAGTACAACATCCTGCAAGCGGCCGGCGGTATCCAGGGCCAGTTCGGTGCGGTGTTGCCGAACTACGCGTTTATCGGTGGCAACCTCGATTACTCGGCGACCGGCGTGCAATTGGCGGTCGAACGCAATGGCAACTCCTTCGCCAGCGTCGGGCAAACCCCGAATCAGCGCTCCGTCGCTGCCGCCGCCGAGCAACTGGGCGTGGGCAACGCCGTGTATGAAAGCCTGCTGCTGTCTCCGAGCGTGACGTCTGCCCAACAAGCCTTCCAGCAACTGTCCGGGGAGATTCATCCGGCGATCGGCACCTTGTTGGTCAACGACTCGCGCTATGTGCGTGATGCCGTCGGTGAGCGCCTGCGTGATGGCGGCCTCTATGACGCCGCAACGCCGAACAGCAACGAGAACAACGCCTGGGTCAAAGTGCTGGGCGCCTGGGGCAAGACCGACAGTGGTCACGACAACGCCAACTACACCCGCTCCATCAGCGGTCTGTTGGCCGGGGGCGACGGATTGATTGCCGACCACACTCGACTGGGTTTCGTCACCGGCTACAGCAACAGCTCGTTGAACATGGGCGATGGCACTCATTCTTCTGCCTCGGTCGACAGCTACCACCTGGGCCTGTACGCCGGGCATGAAATGGATGCGCTGCGTCTGAGCGTCGGTGGTGCTTACAGCTGGCACCGCATCGACACTCAACGCGATCTGCAGTTCGGCGATGTCAGCGCCAAGCAGAAATCCAAGCGCGATGCGCACACCACACAAGTGTTCACTGAGGCGGCTTATCGCCTGGACCTGCAACCGTTGGCACTGGAACCTTTCGCGAATCTGGCCTACGTGCACCTGGGCAGTGACAGTTTCACCGAGAAAGGTGGTGCGGCGGCGCTCAAGGGCGGTGACGACAACCGTGACGCCGTGCTCTCCACGCTGGGCCTGCGGGCGAACAAGCGCCTGGCGCTGACCGAGCATCAGCAACTCGACCTGTCCGGGACCCTGGGCTGGCAGCACAACCTGAGCAACATCCACGCCGAGGAAAACCTCGCGTTTGCATCCGGCAGTACGCCGTTTGCCGTGCAGAGCGTTTCCATGGACCGCAACGCGGCGGTGGTCGGCGTTCGCGCAGGCCTGGCGCTGGCGCGCGATATCACGCTGAACCTGGATTACAACGGACTGCTGGGCTCGAAGGACAAGACCCACGGCGTCGGGCTGACCCTCGACTGGCAGTTCTGA